The following proteins are co-located in the Vigna angularis cultivar LongXiaoDou No.4 chromosome 2, ASM1680809v1, whole genome shotgun sequence genome:
- the LOC108327403 gene encoding G-type lectin S-receptor-like serine/threonine-protein kinase At1g11300: MRMKNMAALYILYQAMHEFDSKKIASIKSSKTVWDILEKAYKGDDQVNPVKSYTGHLVHGKEFQKPYASMFFVWFILCCYALDIGAATDTINSSQFIKDNETITSAGGNFTLGFFTPQNSNNRYVGIWWQTKSTVIWVANRNQPLNDSSGVVTISEDGNLVVLNGQNQVIWSTNVSTTSSNTSAQLSDSGKLVLAETTRGTLWDSFQQPSNTLMPGMKTLTNAKTGRKVELTAWKSPSNPSVGSFSSSVLRRINILEVFIWNETRPYWRSGPWNGAIFTGIPMSSFLYSFKAGDDEEGNTYFYYTIPSPLKIFIYVLNSRGQYEQLSWNDKKEEMEISWTSHESDCDVYGICGPFSICNATNSPICSCLKGFEPMNKKEWNRKNWSSGCVRSTPLRCERVNQNVSAKEDGFSQLQMVKVPDFPEGSPVDTECRSQCLENCSCVAYSYDIGIGCMSWTGNLVDIQQFSEGGLELYVRVADSDLESDLEHDKGTHTAIIVGVTVTVVTVIIVTCAYVMWRTSNHPAKIWHSIRSARNRNINDFQRLKKVETLEHPSHKVIEELSQVKLQELLLFDFERLATATNNFHLSNKLGQGGFGPVYKGKLQDGKEVAVKRLSRASGQGQEEFMNEVVVISKLQHRNLVRLFGCCIEGDEKMLIYEYLPNKSLDVLIFDPSKSKLLDWRKRCGIIEGIARGLLYLHRDSRLRIIHRDLKTSNILLDEELNPKISDFGMARIFGGSEDQANTNRVVGTYGYMSPEYAMQGLFSEKSDVFSFGVLALEILSGRRNSSFYDDEHVLSLLGFAWIQWREDNISSLIDPEVYDPSHHKDILRCIHIALLCVQELAIDRPSMAAVISMLNSEVAFLRPPSQPAFILRQNLLNSESSKGSHRFSSTNTASITTISGR, translated from the exons ATGCGTATGAAGAACATGGCAGCTCTATACATATTGTACCAAGCTATGCACGAGTTTGACTCTAAGAAGATTGCaagtataaaatcttcaaaaacagTGTGGGACATTCTTGAGAAGGCTTATAAGGGGGATGATCAAGTCAA CCCTGTCAAATCTTACACTGGCCATTTGGTTCATGGTAAAGAGTTTCAGAAGCCGTATGCAAGCATGTTCTTTGTTTGGTTCATACTGTGTTGTTATGCTTTGGATATTGGCGCTGCCACAGACACTATCAACTCATCTCAGTTCATCAAGGACAATGAAACTATAACCTCCGCTGGTGGCAACTTCACCTTGGGGTTCTTCACCCCTCAAAATTCTAACAATCGTTACGTGGGAATTTGGTGGCAAACCAAATCCACTGTCATATGGGTGGCTAACAGGAACCAACCACTGAATGATTCTTCTGGAGTTGTTACCATATCTGAAGATGGTAATCTTGTGGTGTTGAATGGTCAGAATCAAGTGATTTGGTCAACAAATGTGTCCACAACATCATCCAATACAAGTGCCCAGCTTTCAGATTCTGGTAAGCTAGTTCTCGCTGAAACCACAAGGGGAACATTGTGGGACAGTTTTCAGCAACCTTCAAATACGTTAATGCCCGGAATGAAAACTTTAACCAATGCAAAAACAGGTAGGAAAGTAGAACTTACAGCATGGAAAAGCCCTTCTAATCCCTCCGTTGGGAGCTTCTCTTCCAGTGTTCTTCGACGCATAAATATACTTGAAGTGTTCATTTGGAATGAAACTCGACCATACTGGCGCAGTGGTCCATGGAATGGTGCGATCTTTACAGGGATACCCATGTCATCGTTTCTTTATTCTTTCAAAGCTGGGGATGATGAGGAAGGAAATACATATTTCTATTACACAATACCAAGTCCGCTAAAGATTTTTATCTATGTGTTGAATTCGCGAGGCCAATATGAACAACTATCGTGGAATGATAAGAAGGAAGAAATGGAAATTTCGTGGACTAGTCATGAATCGGATTGTGATGTTTATGGAATATGTGGGCCATTCTCTATTTGTAATGCAACAAACTCACCAATTTGCAGTTGTTTGAAAGGGTTTGAGCCGATGAACAAAAAAGAATGGAATAGAAAAAACTGGTCAAGTGGATGTGTTAGAAGCACACCTTTGCGTTGTGAAAGGGTCAATCAAAACGTAAGTGCAAAGGAAGATGGCTTTTCGCAACTGCAAATGGTTAAAGTTCCTGATTTTCCAGAAGGGTCTCCTGTTGACACTGAATGCAGAAGCCAATGCTTGGAGAATTGCTCTTGTGTTGCATATTCTTATGATATTGGAATTGGTTGCATGTCTTGGACTGGGAATCTCGTAGACATACAACAATTCTCAGAGGGAGGACTTGAGTTATATGTTCGTGTAGCCGATTCTGATCTTGAATCTGATCTTGAACATG ATAAAGGGACACACACAGCAATCATCGTTGGAGTTACAGTGACAGTAGTAACAGTCATCATAGTTACTTGTGCGTATGTCATGTGGAGGACTTCCAATCACCCAG CTAAAATATGGCACTCAATCAGATCAGCAAGGAATAGGAACATCAATGATTTCCAACGATTGAAAAAAGTTGAAACACTAGAACATCCAAGCCACAAAGTAATTGAAGAACTGTCACAAGTTAAACTCCAGGAGCTGTTACTGTTTGATTTTGAAAGGCTTGCAACAGCCACAAACAACTTCCACCTGTCCAACAAACTTGGGCAGGGTGGTTTTGGTCCTGTGTACAAG GGGAAACTGCAAGATGGTAAGGAAGTAGCAGTTAAAAGACTTTCTAGAGCATCTGGACAAGGTCAAGAAGAATTCATGAATGAAGTAGTGGTCATTTCCAAGCTTCAACACCGTAATCTTGTAAGACTTTTTGGCTGTTGCATTGAAGGTGACGAAAAGATGTTGATCTATGAATACTTGCCAAATAAAAGCTTGGATGTATTAATCTTTG ATCCATCAAAAAGTAAACTCCTAGATTGGAGGAAGCGCTGTGGCATAATAGAAGGAATAGCTCGAGGATTGCTTTATCTTCACAGGGACTCCAGACTAAGAATCATACATAGAGATTTGAAGACAAGTAATATCTTGTTAGATGAAGAGCTAAATCCAAAAATATCAGACTTTGGTATGGCTAGAATCTTTGGAGGGAGTGAAGATCAGGCCAATACTAACAGAGTTGTTGGAACATA TGGCTATATGTCCCCTGAATATGCAATGCAAGGACTGTTTTCAGAGAAATCAGATGTCTTTAGCTTTGGTGTTTTGGCACTAGAGATTctaagtggaagaagaaattcAAGCTTTTATGATGATGAACATGTTCTTAGCCTCTTGGGATTT gcTTGGATACAATGGAGGGAAGACAACATATCTTCTTTAATAGATCCAGAAGTATATGATCCTAGTCACCATAAAGATATTTTAAGGTGTATTCACATAGCTCTTCTGTGTGTACAAGAACTTGCTATAGACCGACCCTCTATGGCTGCAGTAATTTCTATGCTTAACAGTGAGGTTGCGTTTCTTCGTCCTCCAAGTCAACCTGCATTCATCTTGAGGCAAAATCTGCTGAATTCGGAGTCATCTAAAGGAAGTCATAGATTTTCCTCCACCAACACTGCTAGCATTACAACTATCTCTGGAAGATAG
- the LOC108327406 gene encoding G-type lectin S-receptor-like serine/threonine-protein kinase At1g11300 yields MDYTNCTYLFFVLIIACFLFSDVGTATDTITSSQFIKDNETITSTGGNYALGFFTPQNSTKRYVGIWWQPKFTVIWVANRNQPLNDSSGVVTISKDGDLEVWNSQNHVIWSTNVYSVGSNTTSKLLDSGNLVLQESSSRRTIWESFQHPTNTLLPNMKISTNKVTGEKVKLTSWKSPSDPSTGSFSLSVERLSIPEVFIWNETRPLWRTGPWNSKIFTGLPYMKTYYLEGVHVGDDGEGNVEFHYKGVEEIGFLIYILNSTGNYDERLWNGERKEWVVTWNSHQFECEVYGVCGPFAVCNSESSPTCSCLKGFEPRNREEWNRQNWTSGCFRKTPLHCERASNQNKSADHTDDGFFEMKMVKVPDFADSSSLRLQPDTCRSRCLKNCSCIAYSYDADIGCMSWTENLIDITQFSNGGLDLHVRVAYTELEKERNSTIIIIVTVTVGTTLILIGTYIMCKRICSGHVEIIKRFLQFNGDGAPAEYINDNAFGDLPQVKLQETFSFENLVTATNKFHPSNKLGEGGFGPVYKGQLQDGREIAVKRLSRASGQGQEEFMNEVVVISKLQHRNLVRLFGCCIEGDEKMLIYEYLPNKSLDKYIFDPSKDKVLYWRKRFSIIEGVARGILYLHRDSRLKIIHRDLKASNILLDVELNPKISDFGMARIFGGNEDEANTKRIVGTYGYMSPEYAMQGSFSEKSDVFSFGVLLLEIVSGRRNSSFYDEENCLTLLGFAWIQWTADKIPSLIDPGIYDPSLYKYFYRCIHIGLLCVQEFPADRPTMSTVISMLNSEIADRPPPMKPAFILRENMLSSLPYVRGNDLISLNTVTISDIQGR; encoded by the exons ATGGATTACACCAACTGCACATACTTGTTCTTCGTTTTGATCATagcatgttttcttttttcagatGTTGGTACTGCCACAGACACCATCACATCATCTCAGTTCATCAAGGACAATGAAACTATAACCTCCACTGGTGGCAACTACGCCTTGGGGTTCTTCACCCCTCAAAATTCCACAAAACGTTATGTGGGGATTTGGTGGCAACCCAAATTCACTGTCATATGGGTGGCTAACAGAAACCAACCACTGAATGATTCTTCTGGAGTTGTTACCATATCTAAAGATGGCGATCTTGAGGTGTGGAATAGTCAGAATCATGTAATTTGGTCAACAAATGTGTACAGTGTTGGATCCAACACTACTTCTAAACTCTTGGATTCTGGGAACCTTGTCCTTCAGGAAAGCTCATCAAGAAGAACTATATGGGAGAGTTTCCAGCATCCTACAAATACTTTGTTACCCAATATGAAGATTTCAACAAACAAAGTAACTGGTGAGAAAGTAAAACTAACATCATGGAAAAGCCCTTCTGATCCATCCACTGGTAGCTTTTCTTTAAGTGTTGAACGCCTTAGTATACCTGAAGTGTTCATCTGGAATGAAACTCGTCCATTATGGCGAACTGGTCCATGGAATAGTAAGATCTTTACAGGGCTGCCCTATATGAAAACGTATTATCTGGAAGGGGTACATGTTGGAGATGACGGGGAAGGAAATGTTGAATTCCATTACAAGGGAGTAGAAGAGATTGGCTTCCTAATCTATATTCTGAATTCAACGGGAAATTATGACGAGAGATTGTGGAATGGAGAGAGGAAAGAATGGGTTGTCACATGGAATAGCCATCAATTTGAGTGTGAAGTTTATGGTGTATGTGGACCTTTTGCAGTTTGTAATTCTGAAAGCTCACCAACATGCAGCTGTTTGAAAGGATTTGAACCACGAAACAGAGAGGAATGGAATAGACAAAACTGGACTAGTGGATGTTTCAGGAAAACACCTCTGCACTGTGAAAGAGCCAGCAACCAAAACAAAAGTGCAGATCATACAGATGATGGATTTTTTGAAATGAAGATGGTCAAAGTTCCAGATTTTGCTGATAGCTCATCGCTCAGACTTCAACCAGACACGTGCAGAAGCCGATGTTTGAAAAATTGTTCATGCATTGCATACTCATATGATGCTGATATTGGTTGTATGTCTTGGACTGAGAATCTGATTGACATAACACAATTCTCAAACGGAGGACTTGATCTACATGTTCGAGTAGCCTACACAGAACTTG agaaagagagaaacagCACAATCATCATTATTGTTACAGTGACAGTAGGAACTACCTTAATTCTCATTGGTACATATATCATGTGCAAAAGGATTTGTAGTGGCCACG TAGAGATCATCAAAAGATTCCTTCAATTTAATGGAGATGGAGCACCTGCAGAATATATAAATGACAATGCATTTGGTGATCTGCCACAGGTCAAACTCCAGGAAACATTTAGTTTTGAAAACCTTGTAACCGCCACAAACAAATTTCACCCATCGAACAAACTAGGAGAGGGTGGTTTTGGTCCGGTATACAAG GGGCAATTGCAAGATGGCAGGGAAATTGCAGTTAAAAGACTTTCAAGAGCATCTGGACAAGGTCAAGAAGAATTCATGAATGAAGTAGTGGTAATTTCCAAGCTTCAACACCGTAATCTTGTAAGACTTTTTGGCTGCTGTATTGAAGGTGACGAAAAGATGTTGATCTATGAATACTTGCCAAATAAAAGCTTGGACAAATATATCTTTG ATCCATCAAAAGATAAGGTTCTTTATTGGAGAAAACGCTTTAGCATAATAGAAGGAGTTGCTCGAGGAATACTTTATCTTCATAGAGATTCCAGGCTAAAAATCATTCACAGGGACTTGAAGGCAAGTAATATCTTGCTAGATGTGGAACTAAATCCAAAAATATCTGACTTCGGTATGGCTAGAATCTTTGGTGGGAATGAGGATGAGGCAAATACTAAAAGAATTGTTGGAACATA TGGCTATATGTCTCCTGAGTATGCAATGCAAGGATCGTTCTCTGAAAAATcagatgtttttagttttgggGTTTTGCTACTTGAGATTGTTAGTGGAAGACGAAATTCAAGCTTTTATGATGAAGAAAACTGTCTTACCCTTCTAGGATTT GCCTGGATACAGTGGACAGCAGACAAGATTCCCTCTCTAATAGATCCAGGAATATATGATCCTAgcctttataaatatttttataggtGCATACACATAGGACTTCTATGTGTCCAAGAATTTCCAGCAGATAGGCCTACTATGTCTACTGTAATTTCTATGTTAAACAGTGAGATTGCGGATCGTCCTCCTCCAATGAAACCTGCATTCATCCTGAGAGAAAATATGTTAAGCTCACTTCCCTATGTAAGAGGAAATGACTTGATCTCCCTCAACACTGTCACTATTTCGGACATACAAGGCAGATAG
- the LOC108327405 gene encoding G-type lectin S-receptor-like serine/threonine-protein kinase At1g11300 — MGFSNHTNLFFVLFILCFYVLDVCIAIDSITSSQSIKDPETLRSKDGNFTLGFFTPQNSTNRYVGIWWKSQSTVIWVANRNQALNDSSGIVTISEDGNLVVLNGQKQVIWSTNVSKTLSNTSSEFSDSGKLVLMETTTGNILWDSFQQPSDTLLPGMKLSTNTKTKRKVELTSWKIPSNPSIGSFSSGVVQHPGILEVFIWNETQPYWRSGPWNGGVFTGIPTMSTYLNGFKGGDDGEGNIDIYYTVSSELDFVIYMLNSKGQYEQKLWDAEKNEMGIRWTSKESDCDIYGMCGPFTSCNAQSKPICSCLKGFEPRNEKEWNGKNWIGGCVRRTPLKCERVRDQNTSTDAKEDEFFKLQMVKVPDFSEGSPVETEICRNQCLENCSCVAYSHDDKIGCMSWTGNLLDIQQFSEGGLDLYLRVAYSELDKGSNKKIIITTAVIVATVIMVTGAYFMWRTSNRPAKFWQLINSVRKGKNDTFVEFNNGGTPEHESHSVIEELSHVKLHELLLFDFKMAAAATDNFHLSNKLGQGGFGPVYKGQLEDGQEIAVKRLSRASGQGLEEFMNEIVVISKLQHRNLVKLFGCCVEGDEKMLIYEYMPNKSLDVFIFDPSKCKLLDWRKRSSIIEGIARGLLYLHRDSRLKIIHRDLKASNILLDEELNPKISDFGMARIFGGTQDQVNTSRVVGTYGYMSPEYAMEGLFSEKSDVFSFGVLVLEIVSGRRSSGFYGNVHALSLLEFAWTQWKEENALSLIDPELYDPIHHKDILRCIHIALLCVQELSVDRPTMATVISMLSNEFVLPTPSQSAFIRRQKMLNLTSSEETQRFRSINVVSVTEIQGR; from the exons ATGGGTTTCAGCAACCATACAAACCTGTTCTTTGTTCTGTTCATACTGTGTTTTTATGTGTTGGACGTTTGTATTGCCATAGACAGCATTACATCATCACAATCCATCAAGGACCCTGAAACTCTAAGGTCCAAAGATGGTAACTTCACTTTGGGGTTCTTCACCCCTCAAAACTCCACAAACCGCTATGTTGGAATTTGGTGGAAGTCTCAGTCTACAGTTATATGGGTTGCTAACAGAAACCAAGCACTGAATGATTCTTCTGGAATTGTTACAATATCTGAAGATGGCAATCTTGTTGTGCTGAATGGACAGAAACAAGTGATTTGGTCAACAAATGTGTCCAAAACATTATCCAATACAAGTTCAGAGTTTTCAGACTCTGGTAAGCTAGTTCTCATGGAAACCACAACAGGAAACATCTTATGGGATAGTTTTCAACAACCTTCAGATACACTCTTGCCCGGCATGAAACTTTCAACCAACACAAAAACTAAAAGGAAAGTTGAACTTACATCATGGAAAATCCCTTCTAATCCGTCTATTGGGAGCTTCTCTTCTGGGGTTGTTCAACACCCTGGTATTCTTGAAGTGTTTATTTGGAATGAAACTCAACCATACTGGCGCAGTGGTCCATGGAATGGTGGGGTATTTACAGGGATACCGACCATGTCAACGTATCTTAATGGTTTCAAAGGTGGGGATGATGGCGAAGGAAATATAGATATCTATTACACAGTGTCAAGTGAATTAGATTTTGTAATCTATATGTTGAATTCTAAAGGCCAATATGAACAAAAACTGTGGGATGCTGAGAAGAACGAAATGGGAATTAGATGGACTAGTAAAGAGTCAGATTGTGATATTTATGGTATGTGTGGACCATTCACAAGCTGTAATGCACAGAGCAAACCAATATGTAGCTGTTTGAAAGGGTTTGAGCCGAGGAACGAGAAGGAATGGAATGGAAAAAACTGGATTGGTGGATGTGTTAGGAGAACACCTTTGAAGTGTGAAAGGGTAAGAGATCAAAACACAAGTACGGATGCAAAGGAAGATGAATTTTTTAAACTGCAGATGGTTAAAGTTCCTGATTTTTCAGAAGGGTCTCCTGTTGAGACTGAGATATGCAGAAACCAATGCTTGGAGAATTGCTCTTGTGTTGCTTATTCTCATGATGATAAGATTGGTTGCATGTCTTGGACTGGGAATCTACTAGATATACAACAATTCTCAGAGGGAGGACTTGATCTTTATCTTCGTGTAGCCTACTCTGAACTTG ATAAAGGgtcaaacaaaaaaatcatcatTACAACAGCAGTGATAGTAGCAACTGTGATCATGGTTACTGGTGCATATTTTATGTGGAGGACTTCCAATCGTCCAG CTAAATTTTGGCAGCTAATTAACTCAGTAAGGAaagggaagaacgatacttttGTAGAATTTAATAATGGTGGAACACCAGAACATGAAAGCCATAgtgtaattgaagaactttcACATGTTAAACTACATGAGCTGTTgctatttgattttaaaatggCTGCAGCAGCCACAGACAACTTCCACCTTTCCAACAAACTTGGGCAAGGTGGTTTTGGTCCTGTGTACAAG GGGCAACTGGAAGATGGACAGGAAATAGCAGTTAAAAGACTTTCTAGAGCCTCTGGACAAGGTCTAGAAGAATTCATGAACGAAATAGTCGTGATTTCCAAGCTTCAACATCGCAATCTTGTAAAACTTTTTGGCTGCTGTGTAGAAGGTGATGAGAAGATGTTGATATATGAATACATGCCAAACAAAAGTTTGGATGTATTTATCTTTG ATCCATCAAAGTGTAAACTCCTAGATTGGAGGAAGCGCAGTAGCATAATAGAAGGAATAGCTCGAGGACTACTTTATCTACACAGAGACTCCAGACTAAAAATAATACACAGAGATTTGAAGGCCAGTAATATATTGCTAGATGAAGAACTAAATCCAAAAATATCAGATTTTGGTATGGCTAGAATCTTTGGTGGAACTCAAGATCAAGTTAATACTAGTAGGGTTGTTGGAACCTA TGGCTACATGTCTCCTGAATATGCAATGGAAGGactattttcagaaaaatcagaTGTGTTTAGCTTTGGTGTTCTGGTACTAGAGATTGTTAGTGGAAGAAGAAGCTCAGGTTTTTATGGCAATGTGCATGCTCTTAGCCTTTTAGAATTT GCTTGGACACAATGGAAGGAAGAAAATGCATTATCTCTAATAGATCCAGAACTATATGATCCTATTCATCATAAAGATATCCTAAGGTGCATACACATAGCTCTTTTATGTGTACAAGAACTTTCTGTAGACAGACCCACTATGGCTACAGTAATTTCTATGCTCAGCAATGAGTTTGTGCTTCCTACTCCAAGTCAATCTGCATTCATTCGGCGACAAAAAATGTTGAATTTGACTTCATCGGAAGAAACTCAGAGATTTCGCTCCATCAATGTTGTTAGTGTTACAGAAATTCAAGgtagatag